A single Lactuca sativa cultivar Salinas chromosome 8, Lsat_Salinas_v11, whole genome shotgun sequence DNA region contains:
- the LOC111909429 gene encoding chitinase 2, giving the protein MGFSKLFIALLMLQVLLAVASSTQENINAPKSDLFREYIGAEFNGVKFTDLPINPNVEFHYLLAFAIDYTTSSSSSPTDGKFNVFWDTDNLSPSQVSSIKSQHSNVKVGLSLGGDSVGGGSCYFSPSSVDSWVSNAVSSLTKIIQEYNLDGIDIDYEHFHADPDTFAECIGKLVTTLKNNGVISFASIAPFDDDEVQSHYLALWKNYAHVIDYVNFQFYAYDQGTTISQFIKYFQTQSSNYKGGNILASMSTDGSGGLSPENGFFTACNRLKSQGKLGGIFVWSADDSKASGFRYEKQSQALLAAPR; this is encoded by the coding sequence ATGGGCTTCTCCAAACTTTTCATTGCTCTTCTCATGCTACAAGTGCTTTTAGCGGTGGCATCATCAACACAAGAAAATATTAATGCACCAAAATCAGACCTATTCCGTGAATATATCGGAGCAGAATTCAACGGTGTGAAATTTACAGACTTACCCATCAACCCGAATGTGGAATTCCATTATCTACTTGCATTTGCAATTGATTATAcgacttcatcttcttcatccccCACGGATGGTAAATTCAATGTGTTCTGGGATACAGATAATCTCAGCCCTTCTCAAGTCTCTTCAATCAAGAGTCAGCATAGCAATGTCAAAGTAGGTTTGAGCTTAGGAGGAGACAGCGTGGGAGGAGGAAGCTGTTACTTCAGCCCTTCATCGGTGGATTCGTGGGTTTCAAATGCTGTTTCTTCCCTCACTAAGATCATCCAAGAGTATAACTTGGATGGGATTGATATCGACTACGAGCATTTTCATGCAGATCCTGATACCTTTGCTGAGTGCATCGGGAAGCTTGTAACAACCCTCAAGAACAATGGAGTCATCTCTTTTGCATCTATAGCTCCATTTGATGATGATGAAGTTCAAAGCCACTACTTGGCTCTTTGGAAGAACTATGCCCACGTCATAGACTATGTCAATTTCCAGTTTTATGCATACGACCAGGGGACCACCATCTCACAGTTTATCAAGTACTTTCAGACACAAAGCTCAAACTATAAAGGTGGTAATATCTTGGCTAGTATGTCCACCGATGGAAGTGGAGGTTTATCACCAGAGAATGGCTTCTTCACTGCTTGTAATCGGCTAAAAAGTCAAGGGAAGCTTGGTGGGATCTTTGTATGGTCTGCAGATGATTCCAAGGCTTCAGGTTTTCGCTATGAGAAGCAATCACAAGCTTTGCTAGCAGCCCCTCGttag